A single window of Pseudarthrobacter defluvii DNA harbors:
- the polA gene encoding DNA polymerase I — protein sequence MAFRAFFALPADKFSTSNGQHTNAIHGFISMLINLIKEQQPTHIAVAFDVSDESTHRKTEYSEYKGGRNETPREMSGQIDLIGQVMEAWGIKTIKMPGYEADDILATLAAMGEKAGFEVLLVSGDRDAFQLVTDNVFVLYPKKGVSDIPRMDAAAIEAKYFVPPSRYSDLAALVGETADNLPGVPGVGPKTAAKWINQYGGLEGVLEHLDSIGGKVGDALRENVDAVKRNRRLNQLHTDLSLPVTLEDLYQPRPDQAAIEDLFDQLEFKAIRGRLFALYRDADTPAAERESIDTPHYAAPAGAAELAAFLAAGSGQRSALAVDLVPGRIGEDAAALAIVRSDAAVFLDLAGQDAETENVLAAWLRDPEAPKVIHGFKGALKALTARGLELEGVVDDTSISGYLIQPDRRSYELAELAQHHLNVGIPAATAKAGQLELSFDGEDTAAADSLVQAGAVVLALSRYFEDELKERKAEELLSTLELPVSRVLADMELAGIAIDMDKMDDQLSDLARVIDQAQEQAFAAIGHEVNLGSPKQLQTVLFDELQLPKTKKIKSGYTTDAASLKNLLEKTGHEFLVQLMAHREAAKLRQMIESLKKSVAEDGRIHTTYAQNVAATGRISSNNPNLQNIPIRSEEGRRVRGIFVVSDGYECLLSADYSQIEMRIMAHLSGDAGLIQAYKDGEDLHRFVGSNIFHVPTDQVTSAMRSKVKAMSYGLAYGLTSFGLSKQLEISVDEARTLMKDYFDRFGAVRDYLRGVVDQARVDGYTATIEGRRRYLPDLTSTDRQLRENAERIALNSPIQGSAADIIKRAMLGVHAELQAQGLKSRMLLQVHDELVLEVAAGERAAVEKLVTDQMAAAADLSVPLEVQIGVGPSWYDAGH from the coding sequence ATGGCCTTCCGCGCATTCTTCGCCCTGCCGGCGGACAAGTTCTCCACCTCCAACGGCCAGCACACCAACGCCATCCACGGCTTCATCTCCATGCTGATCAACCTCATCAAGGAGCAGCAGCCCACGCACATCGCCGTGGCGTTCGACGTCTCCGATGAATCCACCCACCGGAAGACCGAGTACAGCGAGTACAAGGGCGGCCGGAACGAAACCCCCCGCGAGATGAGCGGCCAGATCGACCTCATCGGCCAGGTCATGGAGGCCTGGGGCATCAAGACCATCAAGATGCCCGGCTATGAGGCCGACGACATCCTGGCCACCCTTGCTGCCATGGGCGAGAAAGCCGGGTTCGAGGTCTTGCTCGTCTCCGGAGACCGGGACGCGTTCCAGCTCGTCACGGACAACGTCTTCGTGCTCTACCCCAAGAAGGGCGTCAGCGACATCCCGCGGATGGACGCAGCCGCCATCGAAGCGAAGTATTTCGTTCCCCCGTCCCGGTACTCCGACCTCGCGGCCCTCGTGGGGGAGACGGCGGACAATCTTCCCGGCGTGCCCGGCGTCGGTCCCAAGACGGCGGCGAAATGGATCAACCAGTACGGGGGCCTGGAAGGCGTCCTGGAGCACCTTGACTCCATCGGCGGCAAGGTGGGCGACGCCCTGCGGGAGAACGTCGACGCCGTCAAGCGCAACCGCCGGCTGAACCAGCTCCACACCGACCTCAGCCTCCCCGTCACGCTCGAGGACCTCTACCAGCCGCGCCCGGACCAGGCGGCCATTGAGGACCTGTTCGACCAGCTTGAGTTCAAGGCCATCCGTGGCCGCCTGTTCGCCCTCTACCGCGATGCTGACACCCCGGCCGCTGAACGCGAAAGCATCGACACCCCGCACTACGCCGCCCCGGCTGGTGCGGCCGAACTGGCCGCCTTCCTGGCTGCAGGCTCCGGCCAGCGGTCAGCCCTCGCCGTCGACCTCGTCCCGGGCCGGATCGGAGAGGACGCTGCCGCGCTGGCCATCGTCCGCAGTGACGCCGCGGTATTTCTGGACCTCGCAGGTCAGGACGCGGAAACCGAAAACGTGCTCGCCGCATGGCTGCGGGATCCCGAAGCGCCCAAGGTGATTCACGGCTTCAAAGGTGCACTTAAGGCACTGACGGCCCGCGGCCTGGAGTTGGAGGGCGTGGTGGACGACACCTCCATTTCCGGCTACCTGATCCAGCCGGACCGCCGCAGCTACGAACTTGCTGAGCTCGCCCAGCACCACCTCAACGTGGGAATCCCTGCCGCCACGGCGAAAGCGGGGCAGCTGGAGCTGTCCTTCGACGGCGAGGACACCGCTGCAGCCGATTCCCTGGTACAGGCCGGCGCCGTGGTGCTGGCCCTGAGCCGCTACTTCGAGGACGAACTCAAGGAGCGCAAGGCAGAGGAACTGCTGTCCACCCTTGAGCTGCCGGTCAGCCGCGTCCTGGCCGACATGGAGCTTGCGGGCATTGCCATCGACATGGACAAGATGGACGACCAGCTTTCCGACCTCGCCAGGGTGATCGACCAGGCCCAGGAACAGGCCTTCGCCGCCATTGGACACGAGGTCAACCTGGGCTCGCCAAAACAGCTGCAGACCGTGCTGTTCGACGAACTGCAGCTGCCCAAGACCAAGAAAATCAAGTCCGGCTACACCACTGACGCCGCCTCGCTGAAGAACCTCCTCGAAAAGACGGGGCACGAGTTCCTGGTCCAGCTCATGGCGCACCGCGAGGCCGCCAAGCTGCGCCAGATGATCGAGTCACTGAAGAAGTCCGTGGCGGAGGACGGCCGCATCCACACCACCTACGCCCAAAATGTCGCCGCCACCGGCCGGATCTCCTCCAACAACCCCAACCTGCAGAACATCCCGATCCGCAGTGAGGAAGGCCGCCGGGTCCGCGGCATCTTTGTGGTCAGCGACGGCTACGAATGCCTCCTGTCCGCCGACTACTCACAGATCGAAATGCGCATCATGGCGCATCTGTCCGGTGACGCGGGCCTGATCCAGGCGTACAAGGACGGCGAGGACCTGCACCGGTTCGTCGGCTCCAACATCTTCCACGTCCCCACGGACCAGGTCACCAGTGCCATGCGCTCGAAGGTCAAGGCCATGTCCTACGGCCTAGCGTACGGACTGACCTCCTTCGGCCTGTCCAAACAGCTGGAAATTTCCGTTGATGAGGCCCGCACCCTCATGAAGGACTACTTCGACCGCTTCGGGGCCGTCCGCGACTACCTCCGTGGTGTGGTGGACCAGGCCAGGGTTGATGGGTACACGGCCACCATCGAGGGACGGCGGCGCTACCTGCCGGACCTCACCAGCACCGACCGCCAGCTGCGTGAGAACGCCGAGCGCATTGCACTGAACAGCCCCATCCAGGGCTCGGCCGCTGACATCATCAAGCGGGCCATGCTCGGCGTCCACGCCGAGCTCCAGGCGCAGGGCCTGAAGTCGCGGATGCTGCTCCAGGTCCACGACGAACTGGTCCTGGAGGTGGCTGCGGGGGAGCGGGCTGCCGTAGAGAAGCTGGTGACCGACCAGATGGCTGCTGCGGCGGACCTCAGCGTCCCCCTGGAAGTCCAGATCGGCGTCGGGCCCAGCTGGTACGACGCCGGCCACTAG
- a CDS encoding hotdog fold thioesterase, which produces MTDNFTPGAFAEELAAAGIPDHMHGWLGRFGVGALVVKMGIHFLEMSPEHTVATMPVEGNTQVAGILHGGAHVVLAETLGSFAAGMHAGPGRHAVGIEVNATHHRSIAEGMVTGTCSAIHLGRTLTTHEVVMTDSRGRRLSTARITNMLRDNSG; this is translated from the coding sequence ATGACAGACAATTTCACGCCGGGCGCTTTCGCCGAAGAGCTGGCAGCTGCCGGAATTCCCGACCACATGCACGGCTGGCTGGGCAGGTTCGGCGTCGGCGCCCTGGTGGTGAAGATGGGCATCCATTTCCTGGAAATGAGCCCGGAACACACCGTTGCCACCATGCCCGTCGAGGGCAACACCCAGGTGGCGGGGATCCTGCACGGCGGGGCGCACGTGGTGCTGGCAGAAACCCTGGGTTCCTTCGCCGCAGGAATGCACGCAGGTCCTGGCCGGCACGCCGTGGGCATCGAGGTCAACGCCACTCACCACCGGTCCATCGCGGAGGGCATGGTGACCGGCACCTGCAGTGCCATCCATTTGGGGCGGACCCTGACCACGCACGAGGTGGTCATGACCGACAGCCGGGGACGGCGCCTTTCCACGGCCCGGATCACCAACATGCTCCGGGACAACTCCGGCTGA
- a CDS encoding dihydrofolate reductase family protein has protein sequence MPRIQYFVAASLDGFIATTTDDLGWLLQFDGFEGGADSYNDFMSGVGCIVMGGETFAWLMEHEPGKWPYPGTPSYVFTHHEYRAPDGADITFVRGGIQEFIADFRHAAGDRNIWVVGGGNLAAQFADAGLLDEIILSVIPVVLGEGKRLLPMKGPTPPLELAGSRTLGRGIVELRYLLPAVPGPQP, from the coding sequence GGCTTCATCGCCACCACCACTGACGACCTCGGCTGGCTGCTGCAGTTCGACGGCTTCGAGGGCGGGGCGGACAGCTACAACGACTTCATGTCCGGCGTGGGCTGCATCGTCATGGGCGGGGAAACGTTCGCCTGGCTGATGGAGCACGAGCCGGGCAAGTGGCCGTACCCGGGCACACCCAGCTACGTCTTCACCCACCACGAATACCGCGCCCCGGATGGTGCGGACATCACCTTCGTCCGCGGGGGCATCCAGGAATTCATTGCGGACTTCCGGCACGCCGCCGGGGACAGGAACATCTGGGTGGTGGGCGGCGGGAACCTGGCGGCACAGTTCGCCGACGCCGGCCTGCTGGATGAGATCATCCTCTCCGTCATCCCGGTGGTGCTGGGCGAGGGCAAGCGTCTGCTGCCGATGAAGGGCCCGACGCCGCCACTTGAGCTGGCTGGCTCGCGCACCCTGGGCAGGGGCATCGTCGAGTTGCGCTACCTGCTGCCCGCGGTCCCGGGCCCACAGCCCTGA